The region gggaggatggactcctcccccctccttagccgcacccctttcttggagtagggggcaaggctgcgcctccccctctctcccctgcccctatatataatggagggaagggagggcatccatacctgagcccttggcgcctccctccctcccgtgacacctcctcctctcccgtaggtgcttggcgaagccctgcgggattgccacgctcctccaccaccaccacgccgttgtgctgctgttggatggagtcttcctcaacctctccctctctccttgctggatcaaggcgtgggagacgtcaccgggctgtacgtgtgttgaacgcggaggtgccgtccgttcggcactaggatcatcggtgatctgaatcacgacgagtacgactccatcaaccccgttcatttgaacgcttccgcttagcgatctacaagggtatgtagatgcactctcctttctactcgttgctggtttctccatagatagatcttggtgatacgtaggaaaattttgaatttccgctacgttacccaacacctacatattctacgaagatctttatcggtcaaaccgcataacaacatactttgttccctttgtcatcggtatgttacttgcccgagatttgatcgtcggtatccaatacctagttcaatctcgttaccggcaagtctctttacttgttacgtaatgcatcatcccgtaaccaactcattggtcacattgcttgcaaggcttatagtgatgtgcattaccgagagggcccagagatacctcttcgacaattggagtgacaaaacctaatctcgaaatacgccaactcaacatgtaccttcggagacacctgtagtactcctttataatcacccagttacgttgtgacgtttggtagtacccaaagtgttcctccggtaaacgggagttgcataattctcatagttacaggaacatgtataagtcatgaagaaagcaatagcaacatactaaatgatcaagtgctaggctaacggaatgggtcatgtcaatcacatcattctcctaatgatgtgaccccattaatcaaatgacaactcttttgaccatggctaggaaacataaccatctttgataaacgagctagtcaagtagaggcatactagtgacactatgtttgtctatgtattcacacatgtattatgtttccggttaatacaattctagcatgaataataaacatttatcatgaaataaggaaataaataataagtttattattgcctctagggcatatttccttcagttggtcTTCACCGTGTCCTATAGTACAACCTCCTCCTTGGCGTGGTCTCGAATAGGCGCGCTCAGCCGGTTCCCTGCAAGCACTTTCGGCCATGGCCTCAAGttgtggagctagatcatgaatgtATTGGTCCTTCTCGCTGTTCGCCCATGATGATGCCCAATAGAAGTCAGGGAAGGAGAAGGTGTCGTGGTCATCGGGACAACATGCCGTGAACACAGTCATGCAGTGAATGCACCAACGGCTAGCCGTGGACGACCACCTCGCTGCCACCACAAAATATGGGTGCACGGGATTCTGCTACTAACATTGTGGATTGTGTGCTGTTCAGACTTGGTGTTGTTGCAGTGTTGTGGCATCTATGATCTGTGGAAGAAGCTCCCGGTTTGATTTACAGGTGATGTTAGGGATTTGTCTGGGATCTACTTTTGACAGGTCAATCTGGTTTGTTGGCTGTTGGGTGGCTTCATGTTATGGTACAGTGCGCTACGGGGAGGTACAGAGGTTCCCCATAACTCCAAGTATCTTTCATCTTTCGATTTTGAAGTTCAATATTAACTCCTTAGGGTTCATGATTGACAATTGATTTTGGGAACTACAATGTGTACTCCGTGGCTGAATGTTTATGGATGTTTTAAAAAGAGAACAATTTAGACCTTAGATTTATAGTATATTTGATGGATTTGTCTAATTAAACTATACTTGAAATAACAGTGTATAATTTGTTTGGACACTATATATTTGATGGAGTTGTCTAAGTTGGATTGTTGAACATGAAATACAGTGTACAGTTTGCTTCCAACTTGCTAATTCAAAATTGCTTAAACTCTATAATAATAATTCAAAACATCGTAATAATCTAAACAATATTTTGCGAGGGATATTTCTTTACATCCTTGTGTATCATTTTGATGTGAGATGGGTTGTAAATACAGTTCTCTAAATAATTTTAACAGAGTTGTTATTTACACGTCTGTTGGCAAGGGTGAGATGCAGGATGAGCGGTTTCAATGTGGGATTCCGTTTTGAAATTGAAGACGTGGACCGGTGGAGAGGGTACTTGAGCCATGTTTATTAGGGTATAAGGGTGATCTATTTTTTGAGCCATGTCATTGTTCAACGCAGTGTGCAAGCACACCCGTGTTGTCTGATTTCGTCAAGGAGTAAAGATGTACAACCCACTGCTTATGTGATTATGGAACATGAATGAGATGCCAATGTCTATGCCCATCGGGATGTATGCTTGTCATGTTATAGTGTTGTCctattttttctcccgttgcaacgcacgggcatttgtgctagtgaaATCGAAGGAAAAAGCCCTCTTTTGCTAAAAGAAAAACAAGTGGGAAGAAAACCATTTCTGCTTGCTTGTCTATTTTACCACCCATGCGCCGGTCTACGTCAAAACGGCCCGCGCGTCCGCCTTCTACGCATCCCGGATTGGAAGATCTTGAGCACAGAAGTTAGGACCCCTAAACGTGACAATGTTACTGTACCAAGCCTACAACTCATCGCTCCAATAATCAGCGAAGGGTTGGGTCCGTCGGCACGCGGCTGTGGCGGCCAGGCTCTCCAGCCGGAGCTCGTCGCGGACGGTGGAGTCGGCGTCGTCGTTGCGGTGCCATGCCCAGCGCGCCGCCGTCGTGTTCACCACGCTCAACCGGCCATGCCCAAAGCTCGCCTCCCTCATCAACGAGAGCCGAGCCAGCTTATGATTCTTCTGAAAACTGCGTGCGGCGACCACACAAACAGGACAGAAAGGATTTAGCTATGGAACGAATCAATTTAGTTGATTAAAGCCTACGCGTCGTTTGCAACTTACTCGAATGCAAGCCCTTCTCTGTTCCCGCCGTCGCCGATTGTGATGTGCACCGGCCCACACGGGTTCGCCTCGTTGTCATAGACCCTTGTCTGCAACAGTTAACATGTGTCCTTCAGGCTCTCACACTCTCACGCGCACGCAGATCAAGTCGGAGAGGCAACAACAACTCACGAAGCGTTCGTAGGCGTGGACGTGGCCGGAGAAGACGACGTCGACGCGGGCCTGGTAGAGCAGGCGCTCCATGGCCTTCCTCATGGCCTCCCCCTCGCCGGCGTGCGCCGCGTTGGTGTTGTACCACGGGGCGTGCAGCAGCACGACGAGCCACGGGGTGGCGCGCCGGTCGACCCGGGCGAGGTCGCGCGCCAGCCACCCGTACTGCTCCGAGGTCGAGTTGAAGGCGGCGTACGAGCCGAGCATGACGACGTGGACGGCGCCCCCGGCCGCGTCGAAGGAGTAGTAGAGCGCGGACGTCGACCCGCTCTCCTCGTGCGGCATGCGCCACCGCGTGGTGTAGGCGACGAACGGGCCGGGCGAGCCCGGGAGCGCCATCCCGGCCTCCACCTCGTGGTTCCCCTCGGTGACCATCCACGGCCGCCGGCTCGCGTGCTCCTGCACGAACCGCCCGAACGTGTCCCACAGCGGCTGCTGGGTGTCGGCGTAGGCGAGGTCGCCTGGCACCAGCAGCATGTCGTAGTCCGTCTTGCTGACGTGGGCCAGCGTCGACGCCGTCCATTCGGTCTGCCCAAGGTCCCCTGAGATCCAAACCGTGAGATCGCACGGCCAGGGCAGCGTGCAAGTTGCGCAACCAGAGGCGATAGATTTCGTGCGTACCTGCGAGCGCGAGCTCGATGGGGAGAGCGGCGGGCGGCGTCTTGAGGGCGAACTCGTCGCCGTCCACGCCGCACCGGTAGTAGTACACGTTGTCAGGATCCAGAGGTCCGATTGTGACGTGGTGGATCTTGCCGGAGGAGTAGAGGTAGTAGCGGTACGAGGTGTGCTCGCCGGTGGCCGACGTGGTGTAGTTCCCGGAGGCCCTGCCGTACTCCACCACCGAGTGCCCGTGCTTGGCGTCCGTGACCCATGAAACTCTCATATGGTTCGCCCCGACAACCGATAAATGGACCTGACACGCAGATGTCAATCAAGTTCTCCGCCGGCCGGCCGGCGTCGATAAGTGCACTTTGATCGACGTGCATACCTGTTGAGGGTGGGAGGCGGGTTTGTCGTGCTCCGTGAGGATGACACGGCCCGGTGGAGGCCGGACATACTCGGCGGCGGCCGAGACGATCAGcgtgccgacgaccaggagtactaCGAAATGCGTCGTTATCCTGTTTGGCTCCATGGCCTCGACGTGCACGAGGGGTATACAAGTCACCTGGGAGGATCAGCTCGACATCGTCGTGCATGGACCATATAGTGCGGGGGTACTCTCGCATTATCAACGGCGGCCAGCGACGATGGCAATGGCCGGGCGGGTGGTGTCCATGGCGTCAAGGAACGGGAACGTACGGTTTTGCGCAGCCTTTCGCTTGAAGCGTCGTAGCGCAGAGTGGTGCTGAACCACACCCGCGGCACCCTTTGCTTGGCGGTGACTTCTCCGTGCGACTCACCCACCTCTCGCTTGCTTTAAGCGCTTGCGTAgcgaggagcagagcagccatgcaCAGCAGGCAAGTAGAGACGGTTTTTCGTTTTCTTTTGGGACAGTCGATCGTTTTCAGCCATCCGTTGCAGACCCAATTAGACATCTTCTTTTACCTTCAACCATTATTGTTTCTTTTCTTCCTCTCACACTGCCGGTCCAGCCCAGGCCTAACAGCTTACCACCGCAGCCGGCCCGCGGCGCTCCCATGACCGCCtcaccgccccgccctcccatcaacCATCGCCACCGTGGTGCCGCCACCCTTGGCTTCCCTCTAACCCTAGACATGACCAGCTTTTTCTAGCGAACTTGCACCCCCCGACCCCACCCACCCACACAtctctaagatagataatggggttgTCTTCCGCCCTAAGATAGATATCGGGATAGCCTGCCACCCTAAGATAAACCCAGCGGGCTTCTCCAACGAGCTCCTTCCTTCCCAACGTTGAGCTCTTTCCTTTCCTCCGGTTGTTCCTTCCTTCACACCAAAATCGGCCCAAATTCTACATTCAGGttacttagagcatctacaaccggactttaCAAATCCGGCCACTCAAACGCTCGCAGACGCGGC is a window of Triticum dicoccoides isolate Atlit2015 ecotype Zavitan chromosome 2B, WEW_v2.0, whole genome shotgun sequence DNA encoding:
- the LOC119367831 gene encoding purple acid phosphatase 22-like, whose amino-acid sequence is MEPNRITTHFVVLLVVGTLIVSAAAEYVRPPPGRVILTEHDKPASHPQQVHLSVVGANHMRVSWVTDAKHGHSVVEYGRASGNYTTSATGEHTSYRYYLYSSGKIHHVTIGPLDPDNVYYYRCGVDGDEFALKTPPAALPIELALAGDLGQTEWTASTLAHVSKTDYDMLLVPGDLAYADTQQPLWDTFGRFVQEHASRRPWMVTEGNHEVEAGMALPGSPGPFVAYTTRWRMPHEESGSTSALYYSFDAAGGAVHVVMLGSYAAFNSTSEQYGWLARDLARVDRRATPWLVVLLHAPWYNTNAAHAGEGEAMRKAMERLLYQARVDVVFSGHVHAYERFTRVYDNEANPCGPVHITIGDGGNREGLAFDFQKNHKLARLSLMREASFGHGRLSVVNTTAARWAWHRNDDADSTVRDELRLESLAATAACRRTQPFADYWSDEL